Proteins from a single region of Paraburkholderia sp. PGU19:
- a CDS encoding acyl-CoA dehydrogenase, protein MNDIGHDPLRRAAPAAWYINSGLRLSDEEPDADIEPKRYALVPALERYLANVRFGDEQATSRAATLDALRARGMDWLPLPGRGETATRWRGLAAVAACDLSLAKLYEAHTDALAILAELGRTELADDGNWAVWTAEPPNAKLIAHATGGNALTLEGAKPWCSGAPHVTHALVTAWRGDEPVLAAVELSQPAIAIDPGGWHAVGMRATGTSSVRFDGARAVQVSNAGAYLSRPGFWHGGAGIAACWYGCAAALASILRDSVKRHDDPHACAHLGAADAELSAVAALLRESAAWIDGHPRDDAQQCALRVRVAVEQAAEQVMQHVSRALGAAPFCTDPWFARAIADLPVFLLQSHAERDECALGRTLLDDEPGETWNLGVHPGRD, encoded by the coding sequence ATGAACGATATCGGCCACGATCCCCTGCGGCGCGCCGCGCCCGCTGCGTGGTACATCAACAGCGGATTGCGTCTGTCCGACGAGGAGCCGGACGCCGACATCGAGCCGAAACGCTATGCGCTCGTTCCTGCCCTGGAGCGTTATCTGGCGAACGTGCGCTTCGGCGACGAACAGGCGACCAGCCGCGCGGCCACCCTCGATGCCTTGCGCGCGCGCGGCATGGACTGGCTGCCGCTGCCGGGGCGTGGCGAAACGGCGACGCGCTGGCGCGGTCTCGCGGCCGTTGCGGCATGCGACCTGTCGCTGGCGAAGCTCTACGAAGCGCACACCGATGCGCTCGCCATCCTCGCGGAACTGGGCCGCACCGAACTCGCGGACGACGGCAACTGGGCCGTGTGGACCGCCGAGCCACCGAACGCGAAGCTGATCGCGCATGCGACGGGCGGCAATGCGCTGACGCTCGAAGGCGCCAAACCCTGGTGCTCGGGCGCGCCGCACGTGACGCATGCGTTGGTCACGGCATGGCGCGGCGACGAGCCGGTGTTGGCTGCCGTCGAACTGTCGCAGCCGGCGATTGCCATCGATCCGGGCGGCTGGCACGCCGTCGGCATGCGCGCGACGGGCACGAGCAGCGTGCGCTTCGATGGCGCGCGCGCAGTGCAGGTCAGCAACGCTGGCGCGTATCTGTCGCGTCCGGGTTTCTGGCACGGCGGCGCCGGCATTGCAGCCTGCTGGTACGGCTGTGCGGCGGCGCTCGCGTCGATTCTGCGCGACAGCGTCAAGCGTCACGACGATCCGCACGCGTGCGCGCATCTGGGGGCCGCCGACGCCGAGCTATCGGCCGTGGCCGCGCTGCTGCGCGAGTCGGCCGCATGGATCGACGGGCATCCGCGCGACGATGCGCAGCAATGCGCGCTGCGCGTGCGGGTTGCCGTCGAGCAGGCGGCGGAGCAGGTAATGCAGCACGTGTCGCGTGCGCTCGGCGCGGCGCCGTTCTGCACGGACCCGTGGTTCGCTCGCGCGATCGCCGATCTGCCCGTGTT
- a CDS encoding FAD-dependent oxidoreductase, translating to MATNANTNMQKVALLSDLADHGMKRVEVNGTPILLIRRGDAVHAYSADCPHAGAPLEQGALCNGRLICPWHKGTFDIETGALVEPPALLPLTRYPVRVEQDDVLVDSTPEPSRPATSTAADRRTFAIVGAGAAGAAACAALREAGFAGRIALIDREPRTPYDRTVLSKFVPSGEMSPDDIPPLLPDDFFATQSIDVIQAEVTALDATARRIDIGSAPSIHYDAALVATGGIPKRLSLQGSDAAGVKSRICLLRNRDDARHLVETAEQGQHALVLGASFVGLEVASALRERKLRVTVVSPGNVPFEKQFGTELGRLFMRLHEAHGVRIRMGHHARSVGAGGADGALRVMLDNAETVACDFIVAGIGVTPATDFIEGVKRNDDRSINVDASMRAADGLYAAGDIARFEWPSHGSARVRIEHWRVAQQHARIAAHAMLGMPPKEPYVPYFWTYHFGKTFEYLGHAKHWDQTKFTGTPDAFEFIALLGEKGKLVAAVGCNREKQTGRLVEAMRDSLSFADAMKIAESA from the coding sequence ATGGCCACGAACGCGAACACCAACATGCAAAAGGTCGCCCTGCTCTCCGACCTCGCCGACCACGGCATGAAGCGCGTCGAGGTGAACGGCACGCCGATCCTGCTGATACGCCGCGGCGACGCCGTGCATGCGTACAGCGCCGACTGTCCGCATGCGGGCGCGCCGCTCGAACAGGGCGCGCTATGCAATGGGCGGCTCATCTGTCCGTGGCACAAGGGAACTTTCGACATCGAGACAGGCGCGCTCGTCGAACCGCCCGCGCTGTTGCCGTTGACGCGCTATCCGGTGCGCGTCGAACAGGACGATGTGCTCGTCGACAGCACCCCGGAACCGTCTAGACCCGCCACGTCCACGGCAGCAGACAGGCGCACGTTTGCGATCGTCGGCGCGGGCGCAGCGGGCGCGGCCGCCTGCGCGGCGCTGCGCGAAGCGGGCTTTGCGGGGCGCATCGCGCTGATCGATCGCGAGCCGCGCACGCCGTACGACCGCACCGTGCTGAGCAAATTCGTGCCGTCAGGCGAGATGTCGCCCGACGACATTCCGCCGCTGCTGCCCGACGACTTCTTTGCCACTCAGTCGATCGACGTGATTCAGGCCGAGGTCACCGCGCTCGATGCGACGGCGCGGCGCATCGATATCGGCAGCGCGCCGTCGATTCACTACGACGCGGCGCTCGTCGCAACGGGCGGCATACCGAAGCGGCTGTCATTGCAAGGCAGCGACGCAGCCGGCGTGAAGTCGCGCATCTGTCTGCTGCGCAATCGCGACGACGCGCGACATCTCGTCGAGACGGCCGAGCAAGGGCAGCACGCGCTCGTGCTCGGCGCGAGTTTCGTCGGACTGGAAGTCGCGTCGGCACTGCGCGAGCGCAAGCTGCGCGTGACGGTCGTATCGCCCGGCAACGTCCCGTTCGAAAAGCAGTTCGGCACGGAACTCGGCAGGCTGTTCATGCGATTGCATGAAGCGCATGGCGTGCGCATCCGCATGGGCCATCATGCGCGCTCCGTCGGTGCGGGCGGCGCGGACGGCGCCTTGCGCGTAATGCTCGATAACGCTGAAACGGTAGCGTGCGACTTCATCGTCGCGGGTATCGGCGTGACGCCGGCGACGGATTTCATCGAAGGCGTGAAGCGCAACGACGACAGGAGCATCAACGTCGATGCATCGATGCGCGCAGCCGACGGTCTCTATGCGGCGGGCGACATCGCGCGCTTCGAGTGGCCGTCGCACGGCAGCGCGCGGGTGCGGATCGAGCACTGGCGCGTTGCGCAACAGCACGCGCGCATTGCGGCGCACGCGATGCTCGGCATGCCGCCGAAGGAGCCTTACGTGCCGTACTTCTGGACGTATCACTTCGGCAAGACGTTCGAGTATCTCGGCCACGCGAAACACTGGGATCAAACGAAGTTCACGGGAACGCCGGATGCGTTCGAATTTATTGCGCTGCTCGGCGAGAAGGGGAAGCTGGTGGCTGCTGTCGGTTGCAATCGTGAGAAACAGACGGGCAGGCTCGTCGAAGCGATGCGCGATTCATTGAGTTTCGCCGACGCGATGAAGATTGCCGAATCGGCTTGA
- a CDS encoding PAS domain S-box protein: MSDDDTDIGSAAGDNAKPPEPHADDCAAASGAVARAANFSSEWLRLWAESTTDYSIFALAPDGTIISWNRGGETIQGYQSHEILGQHVRVMYSAEDQRAGLPEQGLQRAREEGRYEVEGWRVRKDGSLFWANVIITALYTPRGDLLGYGRVVRDISDKKKATDAALESDRRFRLLVQGVNDYAIFMLSPEGCVTNWNPGARRIKGYTDEQIIGSHFSCFYTAEDAAAGVPQRGLATAEREGRWEAEGWRVRRDGSRFWAHVVIDAIRDENGVLIGFAKITRDITERRQAAELLDQTRNALFQAQKMEALGKMTGGVAHDFNNVLQVLRGNLELLGARHDDAWSRARIGRAIEAVERGSKLASQLLAFGRRQALQPVATHLGDVLHGMEDLLRRALGERVQVRVHESRASGELWNVLVDTHQLENVVLNLAINSRDAMPEGGVLTFGLSNAVLYAQAAVAAQVEPGEYVKMTVTDTGAGMSAEVVERAFDPFFTTKPEGEGTGLGLSMAYGFVLQSGGHIELASTPGVGTTVTIYLPRSTDPAVARPAVQAESESDEDLRGGETVLVVEDDRRVQLTVVDMLSQLGYSVLTANDATEALTVLRSGAKVDLLFSDVVMPGPLLSPEMARQAQLMRPSLKVLFTSGHTRDTMGLDAQLRRGADLLQKPYSRLQLARKIRDVLDDGTARATLYAAQSANLRKLHILVVEDDRDARDALCELLGLLGHTWDAVANAEEALKRLQLHPVDVLLTDLTLPGMSGIDLARAAIAMHAAQHVVFSSGQAAPLQDESLPFTWTALRKPYSFDQLKAALDAQH; the protein is encoded by the coding sequence ATGAGCGACGACGACACGGACATCGGCAGCGCGGCGGGCGACAACGCGAAGCCGCCTGAACCGCACGCGGACGACTGCGCCGCGGCGAGCGGCGCAGTTGCGCGCGCCGCCAACTTCAGCAGCGAATGGCTGCGCCTGTGGGCCGAATCCACCACGGACTATTCAATCTTCGCGCTCGCGCCGGACGGCACGATCATCAGCTGGAACCGCGGCGGCGAGACGATCCAGGGCTACCAGTCCCACGAGATTCTCGGCCAGCACGTGCGTGTGATGTACAGCGCCGAAGACCAGCGCGCGGGCTTGCCGGAACAGGGGCTTCAGCGTGCGCGCGAAGAAGGCCGCTATGAAGTGGAAGGCTGGCGCGTGCGCAAGGACGGCAGCCTGTTCTGGGCGAACGTCATCATCACGGCGCTCTACACGCCTCGCGGGGACCTGCTCGGCTACGGGCGCGTCGTGCGCGACATCAGCGACAAAAAGAAGGCCACCGACGCCGCCCTCGAAAGCGACCGGCGCTTCCGGCTGCTGGTGCAGGGCGTGAACGACTACGCGATCTTCATGCTGTCGCCGGAAGGCTGCGTGACGAACTGGAATCCGGGCGCGCGGCGCATCAAGGGCTACACAGACGAGCAGATCATCGGCTCGCATTTCTCGTGCTTCTACACGGCGGAAGACGCGGCGGCGGGCGTGCCGCAGCGCGGTCTGGCAACGGCCGAGCGCGAAGGCCGCTGGGAAGCCGAAGGCTGGCGCGTGCGGCGCGACGGCAGCCGTTTCTGGGCGCATGTCGTGATCGACGCGATCCGTGACGAGAACGGCGTGCTGATCGGCTTCGCGAAGATTACGCGCGACATCACCGAGCGCCGCCAGGCGGCCGAACTGCTCGACCAGACCCGCAACGCGCTGTTTCAGGCGCAGAAGATGGAAGCGCTCGGCAAGATGACGGGCGGCGTCGCGCACGACTTCAACAATGTGCTGCAAGTGCTGCGCGGCAATCTGGAACTGCTCGGAGCGCGCCACGACGATGCGTGGAGCCGGGCGCGTATCGGCCGCGCGATCGAGGCCGTCGAGCGCGGCTCGAAGCTCGCGTCGCAACTGCTCGCGTTTGGGCGCCGCCAGGCGCTGCAACCCGTCGCGACCCATCTCGGCGACGTGCTGCACGGCATGGAAGACCTGCTGCGGCGCGCGCTTGGCGAGCGCGTGCAGGTGCGGGTCCATGAATCACGTGCGAGCGGCGAGCTATGGAACGTGCTCGTCGATACGCATCAGCTGGAAAACGTCGTGCTGAATCTCGCCATCAACTCGCGCGATGCCATGCCCGAGGGCGGCGTGCTGACCTTCGGGCTGTCGAACGCGGTGCTGTACGCGCAAGCCGCCGTGGCCGCGCAGGTCGAGCCGGGCGAGTACGTGAAGATGACCGTCACCGATACAGGCGCGGGCATGAGCGCGGAAGTCGTCGAGCGTGCATTCGATCCGTTCTTCACGACGAAGCCCGAAGGCGAAGGCACAGGGCTGGGCCTGAGCATGGCCTATGGCTTCGTGCTGCAAAGCGGCGGGCACATCGAACTGGCGAGCACGCCGGGCGTCGGCACCACGGTGACGATCTATCTGCCGCGTTCGACGGACCCGGCCGTCGCGCGGCCTGCCGTCCAGGCCGAGTCCGAGTCCGACGAAGACCTGCGCGGCGGCGAAACCGTGCTCGTCGTCGAAGACGACCGGCGCGTGCAGCTGACCGTGGTCGACATGCTGTCGCAACTCGGCTACAGCGTGCTGACGGCGAACGACGCGACGGAGGCGCTGACCGTTTTGCGCAGCGGCGCCAAGGTCGATCTGCTGTTCAGCGATGTCGTGATGCCCGGCCCGCTGCTGAGTCCCGAGATGGCGCGTCAGGCGCAATTGATGCGGCCATCGTTGAAGGTGTTGTTCACGTCGGGCCACACGCGCGACACGATGGGCCTCGACGCGCAACTGCGGCGCGGCGCCGATCTGCTGCAAAAGCCGTATAGCCGCTTGCAGCTCGCGCGAAAAATACGCGACGTGCTCGACGACGGCACGGCGCGCGCGACGCTCTACGCGGCACAGTCCGCTAACCTGCGCAAGCTGCACATTCTCGTCGTCGAAGACGACCGGGACGCCCGCGACGCGCTGTGCGAACTGCTCGGACTGCTCGGTCACACCTGGGACGCAGTGGCCAATGCAGAAGAGGCGCTGAAGCGCCTGCAACTCCATCCGGTCGACGTGCTGCTGACCGATCTCACACTGCCTGGCATGTCGGGCATCGACCTTGCGCGTGCGGCGATCGCCATGCACGCCGCGCAGCACGTGGTGTTCTCATCGGGTCAAGCGGCGCCGTTGCAGGACGAATCGCTGCCGTTCACCTGGACGGCGTTGCGCAAGCCTTACTCATTCGATCAACTGAAGGCCGCGCTCGACGCGCAACACTGA
- a CDS encoding Lrp/AsnC family transcriptional regulator: protein MCATKLRNETAEEATPLSQLDRIDRAILKQLQQDASISNVALAAKVKLSAPACLRRVERLKEMGLIRATVALLDPKALGAGMLVVIGVVLDRSTPETFAAFEKAAQKVSGCMECHVVTGEFDYFMLVRTRDSESFNRLHAEQLLYLPGVRQIRSFMVLKEILSTTKFPF from the coding sequence ATGTGCGCAACAAAATTACGTAACGAAACCGCTGAAGAAGCCACGCCGCTGTCGCAACTCGACCGCATCGATCGCGCGATCCTCAAGCAGTTGCAGCAGGACGCGTCGATCTCGAACGTCGCGCTGGCGGCGAAGGTGAAGCTGAGCGCGCCCGCGTGCCTGCGGCGCGTCGAGCGGCTCAAGGAAATGGGCCTGATCCGCGCGACGGTCGCATTGCTCGATCCGAAAGCACTTGGTGCGGGGATGCTGGTGGTGATCGGCGTCGTGCTCGACCGCTCGACGCCCGAAACCTTCGCCGCGTTCGAAAAGGCCGCGCAAAAGGTCTCGGGCTGCATGGAGTGCCACGTCGTGACGGGGGAATTCGACTACTTCATGCTCGTGCGCACGCGCGACAGCGAGAGCTTCAACCGGCTGCACGCCGAGCAATTGCTATACCTGCCAGGCGTGCGGCAGATCCGCAGTTTCATGGTGCTCAAGGAGATCCTGTCGACGACGAAGTTTCCGTTCTGA
- a CDS encoding 1-aminocyclopropane-1-carboxylate deaminase has protein sequence MNLQRFPRYPLTFGPTPIQPLARLSDHLGGKVQLYAKREDCNSGLAFGGNKTRKLEYLIPEALAQGCDTLVSIGGIQSNQTRQVAAVAAHLGMKCVLVQENWVNYSDAVYDRVGNIQMSRIMGADVRLVPDGFDIGFRKSWEDALDSVRAAGGKPYAIPAGCSDHPLGGLGFVGFAEEVRQQEAELGFKFDYIVVCSVTGSTQAGMIVGFAADGRADRVIGIDASAKPEQTREQITRIAKRTAEKVDLGRDITAQDVVLDTRYGGPEYGLPNEGTLEAIRLCARLEGVMTDPVYEGKSMHGMIDKVRRGEFPEGSKVLYAHLGGVPALNAYSFLFREG, from the coding sequence ATGAACCTGCAACGTTTCCCCCGCTATCCCCTCACCTTCGGGCCGACGCCGATCCAGCCGCTTGCGCGCCTCTCCGATCATCTCGGCGGCAAGGTCCAGCTGTACGCGAAGCGCGAGGACTGCAACAGCGGTCTCGCGTTCGGCGGCAACAAGACACGAAAGCTCGAATACCTGATTCCCGAGGCGCTCGCGCAAGGCTGCGATACGCTGGTATCGATTGGCGGCATCCAGTCGAACCAGACGCGCCAGGTGGCCGCCGTCGCCGCGCATCTGGGCATGAAGTGCGTGCTGGTGCAGGAGAACTGGGTGAACTACTCCGACGCCGTGTATGACCGCGTCGGCAATATCCAGATGTCGCGCATCATGGGCGCGGACGTGCGGCTGGTGCCCGATGGCTTCGACATTGGCTTTCGCAAGAGCTGGGAAGACGCGCTCGACAGCGTGCGCGCGGCAGGCGGCAAGCCCTATGCGATTCCCGCCGGCTGCTCGGACCATCCGCTCGGCGGACTGGGCTTTGTCGGCTTCGCGGAGGAAGTGCGGCAGCAGGAAGCGGAACTGGGCTTCAAGTTCGACTACATCGTCGTGTGCTCGGTGACGGGCAGCACGCAGGCCGGGATGATCGTCGGCTTCGCGGCGGACGGACGCGCGGACCGCGTGATCGGCATCGACGCATCGGCGAAACCGGAACAGACGCGCGAGCAGATCACGCGCATCGCGAAGCGCACGGCGGAAAAGGTCGATCTGGGCCGCGATATCACCGCGCAGGACGTCGTGCTCGACACGCGTTACGGCGGCCCGGAATACGGCTTGCCGAACGAGGGCACGCTCGAAGCGATCCGCCTGTGCGCACGGCTCGAAGGCGTGATGACCGATCCCGTCTACGAAGGCAAGTCGATGCACGGGATGATCGACAAGGTGCGGCGCGGCGAATTCCCGGAAGGCTCGAAGGTGCTGTATGCGCATCTGGGCGGCGTGCCCGCGCTGAACGCCTATAGCTTCCTGTTCCGCGAAGGCTGA